In Streptomyces sp. NBC_00569, a single genomic region encodes these proteins:
- a CDS encoding cob(I)yrinic acid a,c-diamide adenosyltransferase, translated as MVNLTRIYTRTGDQGTTALGDMSRTAKTDLRISAYADANEANAVIGTAVALGGLDEEVVKVLVRVQNDLFDVGADLSTPVVEDPKYPPLRVEQFYVDKLEADCDRFNEQLEKLRSFILPGGTPGAALLHQACTVVRRAERSTWAALEVHGESMNPLTATYLNRLSDLLFILARTANKEVGDVLWVPGGER; from the coding sequence ATGGTCAATCTGACACGTATCTACACCAGGACCGGCGACCAGGGCACGACCGCCCTCGGCGACATGAGCCGGACCGCCAAGACCGATCTGCGGATCTCCGCCTACGCCGACGCCAACGAGGCCAATGCCGTCATCGGCACGGCGGTCGCGCTCGGCGGGCTCGACGAGGAGGTCGTGAAGGTCCTCGTACGGGTCCAGAACGACCTCTTCGACGTGGGCGCCGACCTGTCCACGCCCGTGGTCGAGGATCCGAAGTACCCTCCGCTGCGCGTCGAGCAGTTCTACGTCGACAAGCTGGAGGCGGACTGCGACCGCTTCAACGAGCAGCTGGAGAAGCTCCGGTCCTTCATCCTGCCCGGGGGCACGCCGGGTGCGGCGCTGCTGCACCAGGCGTGCACCGTGGTCCGCAGGGCCGAGCGCTCCACCTGGGCGGCGCTGGAGGTCCACGGCGAGTCGATGAACCCGCTGACCGCGACGTATCTGAACCGCCTGTCCGACCTCCTGTTCATCCTGGCGCGGACGGCGAACAAGGAGGTCGGGGACGTGCTCTGGGTCCCGGGCGGCGAGCGCTAG